From the Corythoichthys intestinalis isolate RoL2023-P3 chromosome 15, ASM3026506v1, whole genome shotgun sequence genome, one window contains:
- the adss1 gene encoding adenylosuccinate synthetase isozyme 1 isoform X1, which translates to MSLSWSAKEHKTMNQPAVTGLKRPRNDVGNQVTVVLGAQWGDEGKGKVVDLLATEADVVCRCQGGNNAGHTVVVDGKEYDFHLLPSGIINPRSISLIGNGVVIHLPGLFEEGDKNERKGLKGWEKRLIVSDRAHLVFDFHQVVDGLQETERQAQEGKNIGTTKKGIGPAYSSKASRTGLRVCDLLGDFKDFSSKFKNLVRQYQSMYPTLTVDVEDQLKKLKEYGERLRPMVRDGVYYMYEALHGSSKKILVEGANAALLDIDFGTYPFVTSSNCTVGGACTGLGIPPLNIGDVFGVAKAYTTRVGIGAFPTEQLNAVGELLQTRGHEVGVTTGRKRRCGWLDLVIVRYAHMINGFTAIALTKLDILDVLDEIKVGIAYKLNGKRIPHFPANMDVLHNVEVEYETFPGWKTDTSAARKWGDLPVKAQNYIRFIENHIGVPIKWVGVGKSRECMIQMF; encoded by the exons ATGTCGCTCAGTTGGTCGGCCAAAGAGCACAAAACCATGAACCAGCCAGCCGTCACCGGACTCAAGCGGCCGCGTAACGACGTGGGGAACCAAGTGACTGTTGTGCTGGGTGCGCAGTGGGGCGACGAGGGCAAAGGGAAAGTGGTCGACCTGCTCGCCACTGAAGCGGACGTTGTCTGCAGATGTCAG GGGGGTAACAATGCAGGGCATACGGTGGTAGTGGATGGCAAAGAGTATGACTTCCACCTTCTCCCCAGTGGAATCATAAATCCCAGAAGCATTTCACTCATTG GGAACGGTGTGGTCATCCATTTACCTGGCCTGTTTGAAGAGGGGGATAAAAATGAGAGGAAAG GGTTGAAAGGCTGGGAGAAGAGACTAATTGTTTCAGATAGAGCTCACCTTG TGTTTGATTTTCACCAGGTTGTCGATGGATTACAGGAAACCGAAAGGCAGGCAcaagagggaaaaaa TATTGGAACAACCAAGAAGGGAATTGGACCTGCATACTCTAGTAAAGCGTCTCGCACGGGTCTTCGTGTATGTGACCTTCTTGGTGACTTTAAGGACTTCTCCAGCAA ATTCAAGAACCTTGTACGCCAGTATCAATCCATGTATCCGACCTTGACTGTCGATGTTGAGGACCAACTGAAAAAGCTCAAG GAGTATGGTGAAAGGTTGCGGCCTATGGTCAGAGATGGAGTCTATTACATGTATGAGGCCCTTCATGGATCGTCAAAGAAAATTCTGGTTGAAGGGGCCAACGCTGCTCTCCTTGATATTGATTTTG GTACATATCCCTTTGTGACATCATCAAACTGCACTGTGGGCGGGGCATGTACTGGACTTGGCATCCCCCCGCTCAATATTGGTGATGTGTTTGGTGTAGCAAAGGCCTACACTACTCGCGTGGGAATTGGAGCCTTCCCCACTGAACAACTCAAT gcagTCGGAGAACTGCTGCAGACAAGGGGTCATGAGGTTGGTGTGACCACAGGGAGGAAACGACGTTGCGGCTGGTTGGATCTTGTCATAGTCAGATACGCGCACATGATCAATGGCTTCACAGC CATCGCTTTGACGAAACTTGACATTCTTGATGTTTTGGACGAAATTAAAGTAGGCATTGCTTACAAACTTAACGGAAAAAGAATCCCACATTTTCCAG CCAACATGGATGTTTTGCATAATGTGGAGGTTGAGTATGAGACCTTCCCTGGGTGGAAGACAGACACCTCTGCAGCCCGTAAATGGGGTGACCTCCCAGTTAAAGCGCAAAACTATATCCGCTTCATTGAGAACCACATTGGCGTTCCCA TCAAGTGGGTCGGTGTTGGAAAGTCCAGGGAGTGCATGATCCAGATGTTTTAG
- the adss1 gene encoding adenylosuccinate synthetase isozyme 1 isoform X2 → MAKTKELSKDTRDNIVDLLGRLNLQQGGNNAGHTVVVDGKEYDFHLLPSGIINPRSISLIGNGVVIHLPGLFEEGDKNERKGLKGWEKRLIVSDRAHLVFDFHQVVDGLQETERQAQEGKNIGTTKKGIGPAYSSKASRTGLRVCDLLGDFKDFSSKFKNLVRQYQSMYPTLTVDVEDQLKKLKEYGERLRPMVRDGVYYMYEALHGSSKKILVEGANAALLDIDFGTYPFVTSSNCTVGGACTGLGIPPLNIGDVFGVAKAYTTRVGIGAFPTEQLNAVGELLQTRGHEVGVTTGRKRRCGWLDLVIVRYAHMINGFTAIALTKLDILDVLDEIKVGIAYKLNGKRIPHFPANMDVLHNVEVEYETFPGWKTDTSAARKWGDLPVKAQNYIRFIENHIGVPIKWVGVGKSRECMIQMF, encoded by the exons atggccaagaccaaagagctgtcgaaggacactagagacaatATTGTAGAcctgctgggaagactgaatctgcaacag GGGGGTAACAATGCAGGGCATACGGTGGTAGTGGATGGCAAAGAGTATGACTTCCACCTTCTCCCCAGTGGAATCATAAATCCCAGAAGCATTTCACTCATTG GGAACGGTGTGGTCATCCATTTACCTGGCCTGTTTGAAGAGGGGGATAAAAATGAGAGGAAAG GGTTGAAAGGCTGGGAGAAGAGACTAATTGTTTCAGATAGAGCTCACCTTG TGTTTGATTTTCACCAGGTTGTCGATGGATTACAGGAAACCGAAAGGCAGGCAcaagagggaaaaaa TATTGGAACAACCAAGAAGGGAATTGGACCTGCATACTCTAGTAAAGCGTCTCGCACGGGTCTTCGTGTATGTGACCTTCTTGGTGACTTTAAGGACTTCTCCAGCAA ATTCAAGAACCTTGTACGCCAGTATCAATCCATGTATCCGACCTTGACTGTCGATGTTGAGGACCAACTGAAAAAGCTCAAG GAGTATGGTGAAAGGTTGCGGCCTATGGTCAGAGATGGAGTCTATTACATGTATGAGGCCCTTCATGGATCGTCAAAGAAAATTCTGGTTGAAGGGGCCAACGCTGCTCTCCTTGATATTGATTTTG GTACATATCCCTTTGTGACATCATCAAACTGCACTGTGGGCGGGGCATGTACTGGACTTGGCATCCCCCCGCTCAATATTGGTGATGTGTTTGGTGTAGCAAAGGCCTACACTACTCGCGTGGGAATTGGAGCCTTCCCCACTGAACAACTCAAT gcagTCGGAGAACTGCTGCAGACAAGGGGTCATGAGGTTGGTGTGACCACAGGGAGGAAACGACGTTGCGGCTGGTTGGATCTTGTCATAGTCAGATACGCGCACATGATCAATGGCTTCACAGC CATCGCTTTGACGAAACTTGACATTCTTGATGTTTTGGACGAAATTAAAGTAGGCATTGCTTACAAACTTAACGGAAAAAGAATCCCACATTTTCCAG CCAACATGGATGTTTTGCATAATGTGGAGGTTGAGTATGAGACCTTCCCTGGGTGGAAGACAGACACCTCTGCAGCCCGTAAATGGGGTGACCTCCCAGTTAAAGCGCAAAACTATATCCGCTTCATTGAGAACCACATTGGCGTTCCCA TCAAGTGGGTCGGTGTTGGAAAGTCCAGGGAGTGCATGATCCAGATGTTTTAG